A genomic segment from Bradyrhizobium diazoefficiens USDA 110 encodes:
- a CDS encoding site-specific integrase — protein sequence MATIRKLRGRWQAQVRRRGVPPRAKSFDTKTAAERWARDLEAEADRSGWVADTRAAEKTTLGELLSRYANEVTPAKRGAVSEKARINSIVRCPISHRTLAKLTSSDVAGYRDERLKTVAPATVVRELNTISHAIEVATREWGLWVPRNPVKLVRRPPVPRGRTRRLKEGEEQRLLDACDRGRTPLLKPLIILAIETGMRRGELLDLRWEHIDLKRGVAHLPLTKNGDSRDVPLSCRAVQTLQELRSAGVRHDRVFSMTGNSVRLAFEHLRVRAGMSDLHFHDLRHEAISRLFEKGLNIAEVSAISGHRELKMLQRYTHLRAVDLVARLG from the coding sequence GTGGCGACTATTCGAAAACTCAGAGGGCGTTGGCAGGCGCAGGTGCGTCGGCGAGGGGTCCCTCCACGGGCCAAGTCGTTCGACACTAAGACCGCGGCGGAACGTTGGGCGCGTGACCTAGAGGCGGAAGCTGACCGGTCTGGCTGGGTGGCTGATACACGCGCTGCCGAGAAGACGACGCTGGGGGAGCTTCTTTCGCGCTACGCCAACGAGGTGACGCCTGCCAAGCGTGGGGCCGTCTCCGAGAAGGCTCGGATCAACTCGATTGTGCGCTGCCCCATATCGCACCGCACGCTCGCCAAGCTGACGAGTTCGGACGTCGCAGGCTATCGAGACGAACGGCTCAAAACGGTGGCGCCTGCGACCGTCGTCCGAGAGCTTAATACCATTTCGCACGCGATTGAGGTTGCGACCCGCGAGTGGGGTCTCTGGGTCCCCCGCAACCCGGTCAAGCTGGTCCGACGTCCACCAGTCCCGCGTGGTCGGACCCGCAGGCTCAAGGAAGGCGAAGAGCAACGTCTGCTCGACGCCTGCGACCGCGGCCGAACTCCGCTGCTTAAGCCGCTGATCATCCTCGCCATAGAGACGGGAATGCGGCGAGGCGAACTATTGGACCTCAGGTGGGAGCACATCGACCTCAAGCGAGGCGTCGCCCATTTGCCGTTGACCAAAAATGGCGACAGCCGCGACGTTCCCTTGTCATGCCGCGCCGTTCAGACTCTGCAGGAGCTGCGAAGCGCCGGCGTAAGACACGATCGAGTGTTCTCCATGACCGGGAATTCGGTGCGTTTGGCGTTCGAGCATCTTCGAGTCCGCGCGGGGATGTCAGATTTGCACTTCCACGATCTGCGCCACGAGGCAATTTCCCGGCTCTTCGAGAAAGGTCTCAACATCGCCGAAGTCAGCGCGATCTCGGGACATCGAGAGCTCAAGATGCTGCAACGCTATACGCACCTGCGCGCGGTCGATCTGGTCGCTCGCCTTGGATAG
- a CDS encoding RNA-binding domain-containing protein — MVDQIYDVIRRGELPSERLPFLSYLLEDSEKFISQEGPVWDFKREWPFSYSDDFFCGIARLVCAFANSDGGIIVFGVHDTERTAGHNKVAPNMDRLQQALNQLLSEKPSLKLRRYETGTAEAVDVLLVSPHDASAMPLRFLKTVGDYKAGVIWVRQGHEVVAAEPRHIASLYCRIDRRGTGNQDDDGMLGGGLPPSPSTIRKFVGRIQTVDDVFRWLKLSDEPRNFLYGKGGSGKTTIAYEVARTLRLAGPQFRINGGETLDNVIFVSAKQQMLNVMSQTAEKFVGLDFSNERELYEAILALGSWTSESLSELTLAQLREEIRQFFDLTSNFLVIDDVDTLTTEGVEAGFDYLYGVLWRSKRKSRILYTLRNAPTHSLANAIEVPGLEAGDYEEFVKVCAAQFRVPVPDAGFVQSKLSAISERRPLVIESIVALARTAGSYKRAVELFEEGAGEDVRGYVFQREWNSLPADNHGRYVLAVLALHSDPVGFADIVALTRYETGRVRDALAAVREMFLQVAEVGEEATYQLGSLTRAFVFEQSKKLDQYPALKERVAKYRRSFFPDNPVLSRLRHRAETLISKGRRFNDKDALRQALALTVDKTLAPSVTEDPRFNSLQGFVCASQVPPKLDDARVYFGRAFAMKFEPDIDQITSWYFAERDSGHGLEQSLKIADFVSSGKTYDEDTKFVFLSRKATLLFNRGRENIHFDPSRGAQDLEAALNLHLVCYEKAFEGGSNRLNKVEEYARNSAFVLFQFFTGNHRRDDLFAAIVRILGGENLKFDPLEDPLGAAVSSLAGVRGTRAELQKCIGRLQQIAKLIGRETGWYDRFARERLVQQISSSVAELNRQVGALGRRN, encoded by the coding sequence ATGGTCGATCAGATCTATGATGTAATCCGTCGTGGCGAGCTCCCGAGCGAGAGGTTGCCCTTTCTCAGCTATTTATTGGAAGATTCGGAAAAATTCATCTCGCAAGAGGGGCCGGTTTGGGATTTCAAGAGGGAGTGGCCGTTTTCATATTCGGACGACTTCTTTTGCGGAATCGCTCGACTGGTATGTGCATTCGCCAATTCGGATGGCGGAATAATCGTATTCGGTGTTCACGACACGGAGCGAACGGCCGGCCACAACAAAGTCGCTCCCAATATGGACCGCCTTCAGCAAGCGCTAAACCAGCTCCTATCAGAAAAGCCAAGCCTCAAACTTCGCCGCTATGAGACCGGCACGGCCGAGGCGGTGGACGTATTACTTGTCTCACCTCACGATGCCTCTGCAATGCCTTTGCGGTTTTTGAAAACCGTCGGCGACTACAAAGCCGGCGTGATATGGGTGCGCCAAGGTCACGAAGTAGTCGCAGCAGAGCCACGCCACATCGCCAGTCTCTATTGCCGGATCGATCGGCGGGGGACCGGTAATCAGGACGACGATGGGATGCTGGGGGGTGGACTGCCCCCAAGTCCGTCAACAATCAGAAAATTTGTGGGGCGTATTCAAACGGTGGACGACGTGTTCCGCTGGTTGAAACTGTCTGACGAGCCAAGGAATTTTCTTTACGGCAAAGGTGGCTCGGGAAAAACAACAATCGCGTATGAGGTTGCTCGAACTCTACGTCTCGCGGGCCCTCAGTTTCGAATAAATGGAGGTGAAACTCTCGACAACGTCATATTCGTTTCCGCAAAGCAGCAGATGCTCAATGTGATGTCGCAGACTGCCGAGAAGTTCGTTGGTCTCGATTTTTCGAACGAGCGAGAACTATACGAGGCAATCCTTGCCTTGGGTAGTTGGACCTCAGAATCTCTAAGTGAGCTAACGCTCGCACAGTTGAGAGAAGAAATTCGTCAGTTCTTTGATCTGACATCCAACTTTCTGGTCATTGACGATGTCGACACCCTCACCACCGAAGGGGTCGAGGCGGGATTCGACTATCTTTACGGAGTGCTATGGAGATCGAAACGCAAGTCCAGGATTCTCTATACGCTACGGAATGCTCCGACTCACTCACTCGCTAACGCGATAGAAGTTCCGGGGCTTGAAGCCGGCGACTATGAGGAGTTTGTAAAAGTCTGCGCGGCGCAGTTTCGCGTCCCAGTGCCGGACGCAGGTTTCGTTCAAAGCAAACTGTCCGCAATCTCTGAGCGACGACCCCTTGTGATCGAAAGCATCGTCGCGCTCGCCCGAACAGCAGGAAGCTACAAGCGGGCCGTCGAACTCTTCGAAGAGGGGGCGGGTGAAGATGTTCGGGGTTACGTGTTTCAACGAGAGTGGAATTCTCTACCTGCCGACAATCATGGGCGGTATGTTTTGGCGGTTCTCGCACTACACAGCGACCCTGTCGGTTTCGCAGACATAGTCGCTCTAACTCGTTATGAAACTGGACGAGTGCGCGATGCACTGGCTGCTGTTCGTGAGATGTTTTTGCAGGTGGCTGAGGTTGGCGAAGAGGCGACATATCAGCTTGGCTCTTTGACACGAGCGTTCGTATTTGAGCAGTCTAAAAAGCTGGACCAATATCCCGCTCTGAAAGAGAGAGTGGCGAAATATCGTCGAAGTTTCTTCCCCGACAATCCGGTCCTATCCCGTCTCCGACACAGAGCGGAAACGTTGATCTCGAAAGGTCGTCGGTTCAATGACAAGGACGCGCTAAGGCAAGCGCTCGCCTTGACAGTGGATAAGACGCTTGCACCCTCCGTTACAGAAGATCCAAGGTTCAACTCGCTTCAAGGGTTTGTATGCGCAAGTCAGGTGCCGCCTAAACTCGATGACGCGCGTGTCTATTTTGGACGAGCCTTCGCGATGAAGTTCGAGCCCGATATCGACCAAATTACTTCGTGGTATTTCGCAGAGCGCGATTCTGGTCACGGATTGGAGCAATCGTTGAAGATTGCCGACTTCGTCTCCTCGGGCAAGACATACGATGAGGATACGAAGTTCGTCTTTTTAAGCAGGAAAGCCACTCTGTTGTTTAATCGTGGCAGAGAAAACATACATTTTGATCCCTCCCGTGGTGCCCAGGATTTGGAAGCCGCTCTGAATTTACATCTCGTGTGCTACGAGAAGGCATTCGAGGGCGGGTCGAACCGGCTCAATAAGGTCGAGGAATACGCCCGTAACTCTGCATTTGTTTTGTTTCAGTTCTTCACCGGAAATCACCGACGAGACGACCTCTTCGCAGCTATCGTCCGGATTCTCGGCGGCGAGAACCTAAAGTTTGACCCTTTGGAGGATCCTCTTGGAGCCGCGGTCAGCTCGCTCGCAGGCGTTCGAGGAACTAGAGCCGAGCTGCAGAAATGCATTGGCCGACTGCAGCAGATTGCAAAGCTGATAGGCCGGGAAACTGGATGGTATGATCGCTTTGCCCGGGAGCGGCTAGTGCAGCAGATTAGCTCCTCGGTTGCGGAACTTAACCGGCAGGTGGGCGCCTTAGGCAGGCGGAATTAA
- a CDS encoding plasmid partitioning protein RepB C-terminal domain-containing protein — protein sequence MNRYFNPGEIVQAFSSDAVLIDIAAILPVRAIGKAVKSSRKYEQIVCSIREIGMVEPPVVCRDKQATDRFLLLDGHLRIEALKDLGETQVECLLSNDDEAFTYNKRISRLSAIQEQRMIAKAIERHVPKEKIARALSINVRSLVRKATLVEGICEEAVALLKDKMCPMAVFDVLRKMIPIRQIEMAELLINANNYSVGYASAILAGTPQAQLVNSTTPKRIKGMTAEALSRMEGELSRLQQAITSIQDTYGQDHLHLTVLRGYLAKLVDNTKVAKYLERRHPEFFSEFRNIVETTA from the coding sequence ATGAATCGATACTTCAATCCGGGTGAGATAGTGCAGGCATTTAGCTCAGATGCCGTCCTTATCGATATCGCCGCTATCCTGCCTGTCCGGGCGATCGGGAAGGCCGTGAAATCAAGCCGCAAATACGAACAAATTGTTTGTTCTATCAGAGAGATCGGCATGGTTGAACCGCCGGTTGTTTGCCGAGACAAACAGGCGACCGATAGGTTTCTTTTGCTCGACGGACATCTTCGGATTGAAGCACTGAAGGACCTTGGCGAAACGCAAGTGGAATGCCTGTTGTCTAACGACGACGAGGCCTTCACCTACAACAAGCGGATAAGCCGGCTGTCAGCTATTCAGGAACAGCGAATGATAGCGAAAGCGATCGAACGCCATGTCCCAAAAGAGAAGATTGCCAGAGCGCTCAGCATCAACGTGCGTAGCCTGGTCCGCAAGGCAACGCTTGTTGAAGGCATCTGCGAAGAGGCCGTGGCACTTCTCAAGGATAAGATGTGCCCGATGGCAGTCTTCGACGTATTGCGGAAGATGATTCCGATACGGCAAATTGAGATGGCAGAGCTTCTGATCAACGCAAATAACTATTCGGTGGGATACGCCTCGGCAATACTTGCCGGCACACCTCAAGCGCAGCTCGTCAACTCGACTACGCCGAAACGGATAAAGGGCATGACTGCAGAAGCTCTTTCGCGGATGGAAGGTGAGCTCTCGAGGCTCCAGCAGGCGATAACATCTATCCAGGACACCTACGGCCAAGACCACCTGCACCTTACGGTGCTTAGAGGTTACTTGGCCAAACTCGTCGACAACACAAAGGTTGCTAAATATCTAGAGAGGCGCCACCCCGAATTCTTCAGCGAATTCAGGAATATCGTTGAGACGACGGCATGA
- a CDS encoding plasmid partitioning protein RepB C-terminal domain-containing protein — MTTRNTTDGSGLEIKTIPINEIRILNPRARNQRNFQDIVESIAKVGLKRPITVSPCTSAEGPYRYDLVCGQGRIEAFLQLGQQEIPSIIIHAEESDCLVMSLVENCARRHHRAIDLLDEINTLRGRGYDEREIARKIGVSPDYVRMISTLLSKGEERLVHAVETGILPLNMAIEIARCDDNEVQRALTQAYTEKKLRGSKLVAVRRVIEQRQRRGKHLHGQSFGRPPSKRPLTSESMIRVYRQEADRQRLLIKKAEVTQNRLLFVVEAIRALREDTDFVRLLQAEDLAMMPSILQERLTARPNQ, encoded by the coding sequence ATGACTACGCGAAACACAACGGACGGTTCCGGGCTAGAGATCAAAACCATACCGATCAACGAGATTCGTATTCTAAATCCTCGGGCGCGCAATCAACGAAATTTTCAGGATATTGTAGAGAGCATAGCGAAAGTTGGCCTCAAGCGCCCCATCACCGTCAGCCCATGCACCTCGGCCGAGGGACCTTATCGATATGATCTGGTATGCGGGCAAGGCCGAATAGAAGCGTTCCTTCAACTAGGTCAGCAAGAGATTCCGTCTATCATAATTCATGCAGAAGAGAGCGACTGTCTCGTTATGAGCTTAGTCGAAAACTGCGCTCGTCGTCATCACCGCGCAATCGATCTCTTGGACGAGATCAACACCCTACGAGGTCGCGGTTACGATGAAAGAGAAATTGCTCGCAAGATCGGGGTCAGTCCCGATTACGTTCGGATGATCAGCACACTCCTCTCAAAAGGGGAGGAACGCCTCGTCCATGCTGTCGAAACCGGTATTCTGCCTCTCAATATGGCAATTGAGATCGCCCGGTGTGACGACAATGAGGTTCAACGCGCTTTAACACAGGCCTATACGGAAAAGAAGTTGCGCGGCAGCAAGTTGGTTGCGGTCAGGCGCGTCATCGAACAACGCCAAAGGCGCGGCAAACATTTGCACGGTCAGAGTTTTGGGCGGCCGCCTTCCAAGAGGCCCCTCACGAGCGAATCCATGATTAGGGTCTATCGGCAGGAGGCCGATCGCCAGCGCCTATTGATCAAGAAAGCCGAAGTAACTCAGAACCGATTGCTGTTTGTGGTCGAGGCTATCCGAGCCCTCCGCGAAGACACGGACTTCGTCAGATTATTGCAGGCCGAAGACCTCGCGATGATGCCATCAATCTTACAAGAACGACTCACAGCAAGGCCAAACCAATGA
- a CDS encoding recombinase family protein, with amino-acid sequence MGRRLIRRLFKAEERDGDIKRAAAYVRMSTDHQKYSTENQLETIERYAANRGFRIVETFEDSGRSGLRVDGREGLQRLMHEVQTGQAAFSAILVYDVSRWGRFQDADEGAYYEYVCSRAGIRVHYCGEQFDNDGSIGSVLLKSVKRVMAGEYSRELSVKVFAGQCRLVELGFRQGGPAGFGLRRQLIDENRVPKAMLSRGDRKSLQTDRVVLTLGPVEEVEGVRLIYQMFVEQGLSENEIATRLNLAGTLTDLGRPWTRASVHQILTNEKYIGNNVFNRVSFKLKQKRVVNSPDTWVRAEAAFPPAVSRELFERARAIIDTRSAHYSDEELLALLQEVLKDEGYLSGLIIDEREDMPSASAYRHRFGSLIRAYSLIGYIPDRDYSYIEVNRRIRDTHPAIVTTILRGFELAGGRIAVDQNQLLTINDQFTAAVVIARACISGGGYRWHVRFDTSLVPDLTIAVRLSTSNSEILDYYVFPWLDLTASRLKLAQDNALQLDAYRFDALDSLYALARQCPFEEVA; translated from the coding sequence ATGGGGCGCCGCTTGATACGTCGACTTTTCAAAGCCGAAGAACGCGATGGCGACATTAAGCGCGCAGCTGCTTATGTCCGCATGTCAACTGACCATCAGAAGTATTCGACCGAGAACCAACTTGAGACGATTGAAAGATATGCCGCAAACCGCGGGTTCCGAATTGTCGAGACCTTTGAAGACTCGGGCCGAAGCGGCCTAAGAGTTGATGGCCGAGAAGGCCTCCAACGCCTTATGCACGAAGTGCAGACTGGCCAAGCAGCCTTTTCAGCTATTCTTGTTTACGATGTCAGCCGATGGGGACGCTTCCAAGACGCAGATGAGGGGGCTTACTACGAATACGTCTGCTCTCGTGCCGGAATACGTGTTCATTATTGCGGCGAACAATTTGACAATGATGGCAGCATTGGATCGGTCCTGCTTAAAAGCGTAAAGCGGGTGATGGCCGGCGAATATAGCCGAGAACTATCCGTGAAAGTCTTCGCCGGCCAATGCAGACTGGTCGAGCTAGGCTTCCGACAGGGAGGACCCGCTGGGTTTGGTCTTAGGCGTCAGCTGATTGACGAAAATCGCGTGCCGAAGGCAATGCTGAGCCGCGGAGATCGGAAAAGCCTTCAGACAGATCGAGTTGTCCTTACCCTCGGGCCAGTAGAGGAAGTGGAGGGGGTTCGTCTCATCTATCAGATGTTTGTTGAACAAGGATTGTCCGAGAACGAGATCGCCACACGGCTTAACTTAGCCGGCACTCTCACAGATCTGGGGCGTCCTTGGACACGAGCTTCGGTCCACCAAATCCTCACCAACGAAAAGTATATCGGTAACAACGTCTTCAACCGCGTCTCGTTCAAGCTCAAACAGAAGCGCGTTGTAAACAGTCCAGATACCTGGGTTAGAGCCGAGGCCGCATTTCCACCTGCGGTCAGCCGCGAACTCTTTGAGAGAGCTCGCGCGATCATCGATACTCGTAGCGCTCACTATTCTGACGAGGAACTACTGGCTCTACTGCAGGAGGTTCTGAAGGACGAAGGCTATCTTTCCGGGCTCATTATCGACGAGCGAGAGGATATGCCTTCGGCGAGCGCCTATCGGCATCGCTTTGGCAGTCTGATCAGGGCATACAGTCTAATCGGATATATTCCGGATCGCGACTATTCGTATATCGAGGTAAACCGCCGGATAAGAGATACTCACCCCGCAATTGTCACCACCATACTTCGCGGCTTCGAGCTAGCTGGCGGTCGTATCGCGGTTGATCAAAATCAGCTTCTAACCATAAACGATCAATTCACGGCAGCCGTCGTGATCGCGCGAGCGTGCATTTCCGGCGGCGGATATCGTTGGCATGTGAGGTTTGACACGAGTCTCGTCCCAGATCTTACGATCGCAGTCCGCTTGTCTACCTCGAACTCAGAGATATTGGACTACTACGTTTTTCCTTGGCTCGACCTTACGGCGTCGAGGCTGAAGCTTGCTCAGGACAACGCGCTTCAATTGGATGCATATCGATTTGACGCGTTAGATTCGCTGTATGCCCTAGCGAGACAGTGCCCCTTTGAGGAGGTCGCATGA
- a CDS encoding response regulator, translating into MKSAAVLISAIAGLLWPLIAIGILVTFGRSFLELLRSAKSRKFALKIGGQELSMDEANEQQRVLIQDLQSKIVQIESRIEAIGSTALTPPKTEIARREPVDLSKVLWVDDEPKHNSYFVDTLNRLNVQVDIAESTADGLIKFNKERYDVVISDMGRREGGRYNRRAGLELLRVIRERNSDTPFFIFCSTRSVHENRDEAMKLGANGITSSATELYSLLRLPIVE; encoded by the coding sequence ATGAAGTCGGCTGCGGTTCTAATATCCGCGATAGCGGGGCTCTTGTGGCCGCTCATCGCAATCGGAATTCTAGTGACTTTTGGACGCTCTTTTCTGGAGCTTTTGCGGTCCGCAAAATCGAGAAAGTTTGCGCTAAAGATCGGCGGTCAAGAGCTCTCGATGGATGAGGCGAATGAACAACAGCGTGTGCTCATTCAAGATCTGCAGTCTAAAATAGTGCAAATCGAAAGCAGAATCGAAGCGATAGGAAGCACGGCCTTAACGCCACCGAAGACTGAGATCGCTCGACGTGAACCTGTCGACTTATCCAAAGTGTTGTGGGTAGACGATGAACCAAAGCATAATAGCTACTTTGTGGACACGCTAAATCGACTAAACGTCCAAGTTGATATAGCCGAAAGCACTGCCGATGGACTGATCAAATTTAACAAAGAGCGATATGACGTAGTGATTTCCGACATGGGTCGCCGAGAGGGAGGCAGGTATAATCGGCGGGCTGGCTTGGAATTGTTGAGGGTAATTCGTGAAAGAAACTCAGATACTCCGTTCTTCATTTTTTGCAGCACACGAAGTGTTCACGAGAACAGGGATGAGGCGATGAAACTGGGCGCAAACGGGATAACATCATCGGCTACGGAGCTCTATTCATTGCTTAGATTGCCGATAGTAGAGTGA